In one Gopherus evgoodei ecotype Sinaloan lineage chromosome 1, rGopEvg1_v1.p, whole genome shotgun sequence genomic region, the following are encoded:
- the PCDH20 gene encoding protocadherin-20: MTAVSVGMNYQGTGRCSQALGTSWLPRSRHRQLEMGHLRSAGRTVSHRNLQHLFLFLLFIGPFNCFASYSRATELFYSLNEGLPAGVLIGSLAQDLRLHGVAVEGLPTRRGDPVLSFSLASQGLGGQYVSLDNRSGELHTSALQIDREALCLETGAGSPASLPAPSSEPCLLLLDVLVLPQEHFRLVKVKIAIRDVNDNAPRFPVPNMRLWVPENAPVDTRLAIEHLALDPDLGTNAVQTYRLQDNYGVFTLDVEENESGERTPYLIVMGALDREDREEYVTLIIAEDGGTPPLLGSATLIIGISDINDNCPQFSDSQLNITVYGNSSAGTHVATIHAVDMDLGSNAQISYSYSQKVPQPSKDLFHLDESTGAIKLSSKIDGDAPRLHRLTILANGAGCIPAVITVLVSIIKVMLRPPEVVPRFIANEVEGVVYLKELEPVNTPIAFFTIKDPDEKYKVDCFLDGNGPFKLSPYKPYHNEYLLETTRPLDYEVQQLYEISVIAWNSEGFHVNKIIKVQVLDDNDNSPVFPQQLIELSIEENNAPNAFLTKLHATDADSGERGEVSYFLGPDAPSYFSLDKTTGVLTVSTQLDREEKEKYRYTVKAIDSGLPPRESIATVTITVLDKNDNSPRFINKDFSFFVPENFPGLGEIGVISVTDADSGQNGWVALSVVNGSDIFVIDTGKGVLRAKVSLDREQQSSYVLWVEAVDGGDPALSSTAKITVLLLDINDNPPLVLFPQSNTSYLLVLPSTLPGSPITEVYAVDKDTGMNAVIAYSIIGRRGPRPESFRIDPKTGNITLEESLMQNDYGLYRLLVKVSDHGYPEPLHSTVMVNLFVNDTVSNESYIESLLRKEPDINIEEKEPQISIEPTHKKMESPSCVPTLVALSIISLGSITLVTGMGIYICLWKGKKHHRADENLEVQIPLNGRIDLHMLEKKPMEISNI, translated from the exons ATGACTGCAGTTTCAGTGGGAATGAACTACCAAGGGACTGGCAGGTGCTCGCAAGCCCTAGGAACAAGCTGGCTTCCGAGGAGCAGGCACCGGCAGCTGGAGATGGGGCACCTACGCAGCGCTGGGCGCACCGTCAGCCACAGAAACCTGCAG CATTTGTTCCTTTTCCTGCTCTTCATCGGCCCTTTCAACTGCTTTGCCAGTTACAGCCGTGCCACCGAGCTCTTCTACAGCCTCAACGAGGGGCTGCCGGCCGGAGTGCTCATTGGGAGCCTGGCACAGGACCTGCGGCTGCATGGGGTGGCTGTGGAGGGGCTGCCAACCCGTCGCGGAGATCCTGTGCTGTCCTTCAGCCTGGCCTCCCAGGGGCTGGGTGGCCAGTATGTGAGCCTGGACAACCGCTCAGGGGAGCTGCACACCTCAGCCCTGCAGATTGACCGTGAGGCGCTGTGCCTAGAGACCGGTGCTGGCTCACCTGCCTCTCTGCCGGCGCCATCCTcggagccctgcctgctgctgctggatgtgctggtgctgccccaggagcactTCCGCCTAGTGAAGGTGAAGATCGCCATCCGCGATGTCAATGACAATGCGCCACGATTCCCTGTgcccaacatgcgcctctgggtACCCGAGAACGCCCCTGTCGACACCCGCCTGGCCATAGAGCACCTAGCCCTCGACCCTGACCTGGGCACCAATGCAGTCCAGACCTACCGCCTTCAGGACAACTATGGGGTCTTCACCCTAGATGTGGAGGAGAATGAGAGTGGGGAGAGGACCCCCTACCTGATTGTTATGGGGGCCCTGGACAGGGAGGACAGGGAGGAGTATGTCACCCTCATCATCGCAGAGGATGGGGGGACCCCGCCATTGCTGGGCAGTGCCACCCTCAtcattggcatcagtgacatCAATGACAACTGCCCCCagttcagtgattctcaactcAACATCACCGTCTATGGGAATtccagtgcagggacacatgtGGCCACCATCCATGCAGTTGACATGGACCTGGGTTCCAATGCCCAGATCTCTTACTCTTACAGTCAAAAGGTCCCCCAGCCATCAAAAGACTTGTTTCATCTGGACGAAAGTACAGGAGCCATCAAGCTCTCCAGTAAGATTGATGGTGATGCTCCCCGGCTCCATAGGTTGACTATATTGGCCAACGGTGCTGGTTGTATCCCTGCTGTGATCACTGTGCTGGTGTCCATCATCAAAGTCATGTTGAGACCCCCTGAAGTGGTCCCTCGTTTTATAGCTAATGAAGTAGAAGGTGTGGTTTACTTGAAAGAACTGGAGCCTGTTAACACACCAATAGCATTTTTTACTATAAAAGACCCAGACGAAAAATATAAAGTGGATTGCTTTTTGGATGGCAATGGGCCATTCAAACTGTCACCATACAAACCATACCATAATGAATATTTATTAGAGACTACAAGGCCTTTAGACTATGAGGTACAGCAGCTCTATGAAATATCAGTGATTGCATGGAACTCAGAGGGATTTCATGTAAACAAGATAATTAAAGTGCAGGTTCTGGACGATAACGACAACTCACCAGTTTTCCCTCAACAATTAATAGAATTATCTATTGAAGAAAATAATGCGCCCAATGCTTTTTTGACCAAATTGCATGCAACAGATGCTGAcagtggagaaagaggggaagtgTCCTATTTTCTAGGACCTGATGCCCCTTCATATTTTTCTTTAGATAAGACTACAGGTGTTCTTACAGTTTCCACTCAGCTGGacagagaagaaaaagagaaatacaGATATACTGTTAAAGCAATAGATTCTGGATTGCCTCCCAGAGAATCGATAGCAACTGTCACCATCACAGTGCTGGATAAAAATGACAATAGTCCTAGATTTATCAATAAGGATTTCAGTTTTTTTGTACCAGAAAACTTTCCAGGTTTGGGGGAAATTGGAGTTATCAGTGTTACAGATGCTGATTCAGGGCAAAATGGATGGGTAGCTCTTTCAGTTGTAAATGGAAGTGATATTTTTGTGATAGATACTGGCAAAGGAGTTTTGAGAGCTAAGGTCTCCCTCGACAGGGAGCAGCAAAGTTCCTATGTCTTGTGGGTTGAAGCTGTTGATGGAGGTGACCCTGCCCTTTCTTCTACTGCCAAAATAACTGTCCTTCTTCTGGACATTAATGACAACCCCCCACTGGTCTTGTTTCCTCAGTCTAATACGTCTTATTTGTTGGTACTTCCTTCTACTCTTCCTGGCTCTCCCATCACAGAAGTCTATGCTGTAGATAAAGACACTGGCATGAATGCTGTCATAGCTTACAGCATCATAGGTAGAAGAGGTCCACGACCTGAATCATTTAGGATTGACCCTAAAACTGGTAATATCACCTTGGAAGAGTCACTGATGCAGAATGACTATGGTCTCTACCGACTACTGGTAAAAGTTAGTGATCATGGCTATCCAGAGCCCCTCCATTCCACAGTCATGGTGAACCTTTTTGTCAACGACACAGTGAGCAATGAGAGCTATATTGAAAGTTTGTTAAGAAAGGAACCTGACATTAATATAGAGGAAAAGGAGCCACAAATATCTATAGAGCCTACACATAAAAAAATGGAGTCACCATCTTGCGTGCCTACATTAGTAGCCCTGTCAATAATAAGCTTGGGGTCAATCACTTTAGTAACTGGGATGGGCATTTACATCTGTTTATGGAAAGGGAAAAAGCATCACAGAGCAGATGAAAATTTGGAAGTACAAATCCCACTAAATGGAAGAATTGACCTTCATATGTTGGAGAAGAAACCAATGGAGATTTCTAATATTTGA